The proteins below are encoded in one region of Candidatus Moraniibacteriota bacterium:
- the tyrS gene encoding tyrosine--tRNA ligase: MENKEQQIEELLTRSVANILPSKEKLKEVLMSDKKLRIYIGADATGPQLHLGHATNFMLLERFRQLGHEVIVLFGDFTAMLGDPSGRATERRALTKEEVEENIATWKDQVSKLLDFDAKINPALLKRNSEWLAQMNLGDVIGLSQNFTVQQMLERDMFEKRIESGHPVYLNEFLYPLLQGYDSVAMDVDVEVGGTDQTFNMLAGRTLQKIFHQKEKFVLATTLLEHPITKKKIMSKSEGNYIALNDSPQDMFGKTMALSDEMIIQMFVDCTYVSLDEIAKRAEEIVTGGNPRDAKVRLAEEIVTLYHGKEEAEKAKQYFIDTFSKGHIPEDVREIKIDRGEKLIDMMAGFGLAESKSDARRKIDQGAVSLNQEKISDVNTILDERFDRQVLRVGKKDFVRVIFE; encoded by the coding sequence ATGGAGAACAAAGAACAACAAATAGAAGAACTTTTGACACGAAGTGTGGCAAATATTTTACCGTCCAAAGAAAAATTAAAAGAAGTTTTGATGAGTGATAAAAAGCTCCGTATTTATATTGGAGCAGATGCTACTGGGCCACAACTTCATTTGGGGCACGCTACTAACTTTATGTTGCTCGAACGTTTTCGACAATTGGGTCACGAAGTGATTGTTCTGTTTGGTGACTTCACTGCGATGCTCGGGGATCCGAGTGGACGTGCGACTGAGAGACGAGCACTGACCAAAGAAGAAGTCGAAGAAAATATTGCGACTTGGAAAGATCAGGTTTCTAAATTACTCGATTTTGATGCAAAGATAAATCCAGCACTTCTCAAAAGAAACAGTGAGTGGCTGGCACAGATGAATCTCGGGGATGTTATTGGTCTTTCTCAGAATTTCACCGTACAGCAAATGCTCGAACGAGATATGTTTGAGAAACGAATAGAAAGCGGTCATCCTGTGTATCTGAATGAATTTTTGTACCCACTGCTTCAAGGGTATGATAGTGTTGCTATGGATGTCGATGTCGAAGTCGGAGGGACGGATCAGACGTTTAATATGCTCGCAGGGAGGACGCTCCAGAAAATTTTCCATCAAAAAGAAAAATTTGTCTTGGCGACGACACTTCTCGAACATCCGATAACGAAGAAGAAAATAATGAGCAAGAGCGAAGGAAACTACATCGCACTCAATGATTCTCCTCAAGATATGTTTGGCAAGACCATGGCCCTCTCCGATGAAATGATTATACAGATGTTTGTTGATTGTACGTATGTTTCGCTCGATGAGATTGCCAAGAGAGCCGAAGAAATCGTGACCGGTGGCAATCCTCGCGATGCGAAAGTTCGCCTCGCAGAAGAAATTGTGACACTCTATCATGGAAAAGAAGAAGCAGAGAAAGCGAAACAATATTTCATCGATACATTCTCGAAAGGACACATTCCAGAAGACGTTCGCGAGATCAAGATTGACCGGGGCGAGAAACTGATTGATATGATGGCAGGATTCGGACTCGCCGAGAGCAAATCAGATGCTCGGAGAAAGATCGATCAAGGAGCGGTCTCTCTCAATCAAGAAAAAATCAGTGATGTGAATACGATTCTTGATGAACGTTTTGATCGCCAGGTTCTGCGTGTCGGAAAAAAAGATTTCGTCCGCGTTATTTTTGAATAA
- the secF gene encoding protein translocase subunit SecF — translation MINIIQKRVYLYIFSLGAVFLSIGALFVWGLNLGIDFKGGTLMEVQFSETVPAIGVITESLAPFSLQSLTIQPTGERSLFLRYLASDEVANEQVLEKLQSFDENILLLRTDFIGGSVSEQIKKQAIIGIILSIIGIALYIAWAFRRVSGLVGSWEYGLGAIIALAHDIIVTIGVFSFLGEFYGVEIGVPFVAALLTILGYSVNDTIVVYDRIRENLLRSNKKEDFEITVNRSINETLGRSFNTSFTVIVTLLAIVLFGGESIKYFALAILIGVAFGTYSSIYVASALLVTRYKMKMRG, via the coding sequence ATGATAAATATTATTCAAAAAAGAGTTTACCTGTACATTTTCTCACTCGGAGCTGTTTTCTTGAGCATTGGAGCGCTTTTTGTCTGGGGACTGAACCTCGGTATTGATTTCAAAGGAGGAACGCTGATGGAAGTGCAATTCTCTGAAACAGTGCCTGCTATAGGTGTGATCACAGAATCGCTTGCCCCATTTTCCCTCCAAAGTCTGACGATACAACCGACAGGAGAGAGGTCTCTCTTTCTTCGCTATCTGGCATCTGATGAAGTGGCGAATGAACAGGTATTGGAAAAGCTTCAGAGTTTTGATGAAAATATTCTCCTTCTCCGCACAGACTTTATTGGCGGATCGGTTTCCGAACAAATCAAGAAACAAGCAATCATCGGTATCATCCTCTCTATCATCGGTATCGCTCTCTATATTGCCTGGGCTTTCCGTCGTGTGTCTGGACTCGTAGGATCATGGGAATATGGATTGGGTGCTATTATTGCACTGGCGCATGATATTATCGTTACGATTGGTGTGTTCTCTTTCTTGGGAGAATTTTATGGCGTAGAAATCGGTGTTCCTTTTGTGGCAGCACTTCTCACTATTCTCGGTTATTCCGTCAATGATACCATTGTCGTCTATGATCGTATCCGTGAGAATCTCCTCCGCTCGAACAAAAAAGAAGATTTTGAGATTACGGTCAATCGTTCAATCAATGAAACCCTCGGACGATCTTTCAATACTTCGTTTACGGTTATCGTTACACTCCTAGCGATTGTCTTGTTCGGAGGAGAAAGTATCAAATACTTCGCACTGGCAATACTCATCGGTGTCGCATTCGGAACCTACTCTTCTATCTATGTAGCATCGGCACTCCTCGTGACACGGTATAAGATGAAGATGCGAGGATAA
- the secD gene encoding protein translocase subunit SecD, producing the protein MNQSEKRRTHFLLVLFLSLVVGIIAYPPLVRFAPPVFDVVDSWKVNQGLDLQGGIHLEYKADVSQVPDGKVSEALSAVQAVIERRVNAFGVGEPLVQLSRSGIEERIIVELPGIKDIEQAKKMIKETPFLEFREQIDPDSDTLKQLVTLNQETKVQAEQVLERAKKGENFSALAGEFSQDPGSKEKGGDLDFVKQGTFVPEFDSVVFDASLQSGSIYPTLVESQYGWHIIRKVEERGEGEDREVRASHILFMKRSIEQYPELQWVATGLSGKNLKNASVDYQSQGVGSPQVALQFDDEGTQLFADITKRNIGKGLAIVLDGLPITDTNGDGIIDKSDPPYAPTIQAEIPAGQAVITGNYTMQQANDLVKRLNEGALPVPITLVGQQSVDASLGQNALKQSLFAGMIGLGVVAVFMIFYYRFLGVIAVLALILYTAMLLTIFKLSTFTPFSITVTLSGIAGFILSIGMAVDANVLIFERTREELGYGKNIYKALDEGFRRAWPSIRDGNYSTLITTFILIGSGTGFVKGFALILTLGILLSMFTAVVLVRVTLRFLVTSWAERHLWLFVPRKKLPPTTE; encoded by the coding sequence ATGAATCAATCTGAAAAAAGACGTACGCATTTTCTTCTCGTTTTATTTCTCAGTCTCGTCGTAGGTATTATTGCCTATCCACCGTTGGTAAGATTTGCTCCACCGGTTTTTGATGTTGTCGATTCGTGGAAGGTCAATCAGGGTCTCGATTTGCAAGGAGGCATTCATCTCGAATACAAAGCTGATGTCTCGCAAGTCCCTGATGGCAAGGTAAGTGAAGCTCTTTCTGCTGTCCAGGCAGTGATCGAACGTCGAGTGAACGCATTTGGTGTCGGGGAACCACTGGTACAGTTGTCACGATCAGGTATCGAAGAGCGTATTATCGTGGAACTTCCAGGCATCAAAGATATCGAACAAGCCAAGAAAATGATCAAAGAAACTCCATTTCTCGAGTTTCGTGAACAGATTGATCCCGATTCTGATACTCTGAAACAACTCGTAACCCTCAATCAAGAAACGAAGGTCCAAGCAGAACAGGTTCTCGAGCGTGCGAAGAAAGGAGAAAATTTTTCTGCACTTGCTGGAGAATTCAGTCAAGACCCAGGATCGAAAGAGAAAGGTGGAGATCTCGATTTTGTGAAACAAGGGACATTTGTCCCAGAATTTGATTCTGTTGTTTTTGATGCATCTTTGCAATCAGGAAGTATCTATCCGACACTCGTCGAGAGTCAGTACGGGTGGCACATCATAAGGAAAGTAGAAGAAAGGGGTGAGGGTGAAGATCGAGAGGTTCGTGCTTCCCATATTTTGTTTATGAAACGTTCCATCGAACAGTATCCAGAACTACAGTGGGTAGCTACGGGTCTGTCAGGGAAAAATTTGAAAAATGCGAGTGTGGATTATCAGAGTCAGGGTGTCGGTTCTCCTCAGGTCGCACTTCAGTTTGATGATGAAGGAACACAGCTTTTCGCAGATATCACTAAACGTAATATTGGCAAAGGATTAGCGATTGTTCTTGATGGTCTTCCGATAACTGATACAAATGGTGATGGAATTATTGATAAATCAGATCCACCATATGCTCCGACGATTCAAGCGGAAATACCAGCTGGACAAGCCGTTATTACTGGAAATTACACAATGCAACAAGCTAATGATCTCGTGAAACGCTTAAATGAAGGAGCTCTCCCAGTACCGATTACGCTCGTCGGACAACAAAGTGTCGATGCATCGCTTGGACAGAATGCCTTGAAGCAAAGTCTCTTCGCTGGGATGATCGGTCTCGGAGTCGTTGCTGTCTTTATGATTTTTTACTATCGTTTCTTGGGTGTCATCGCGGTGCTTGCACTCATCCTGTACACAGCGATGCTCCTCACGATTTTCAAACTCTCTACCTTCACTCCATTTTCGATTACCGTTACGTTATCTGGTATTGCTGGATTTATCCTCTCTATCGGTATGGCAGTGGATGCGAACGTCCTTATTTTCGAACGTACTCGTGAAGAACTCGGATACGGCAAGAATATTTACAAAGCTCTCGATGAAGGTTTCCGTCGTGCGTGGCCGAGTATCCGTGATGGCAATTATTCGACACTCATTACGACATTCATCCTTATCGGTTCCGGAACGGGTTTTGTAAAAGGCTTTGCTCTCATCCTGACGCTCGGTATCCTTCTCTCGATGTTTACAGCTGTGGTGTTGGTCCGTGTCACACTGCGATTCCTTGTGACGAGCTGGGCAGAGAGACATCTCTGGCTGTTTGTTCCTCGGAAGAAGCTTCCACCAACTACTGAATAA
- a CDS encoding ABC-F family ATP-binding cassette domain-containing protein: MLTLKNVRKIYGTVRVLEKVAFSIGEGQKVALVGQNGAGKSTLLKIIAGIETPDRGTIQKPNRVLTGYLSQETLADSEETLLTYLRRMAGLYDLEKEMSLLEPHIAEPIFLEKYEMLRQEYERLGGYNFPYKAKMILEGLMLSHIDNNRPLSELSGGEKRKAALAGVLLRGVDMLLLDEPTNNLDLPSLLWLEKYLNRSSTTCIIASHDRRFLDNVVQKIMEIDWYKRDVTMYTGNWSSFAEMKAHSIRKHKEQYRMQEEERERLIISVDQKMDWVERVKNKKAPDKDTMSANFKKERATRKFTASAKALEERQKRLHTVEKPLIRDPLMMSFESPAVEKEGAIVLRKVCFGYPDGFSGGPIDMKIPFGTRLALLGNNGVGKSTLLRVIEGSLAPISGKRICGKKLIFGFLMQEYENISKSSTPYELFRDRLDIRERDVIATHLASFQFAPDVLNDKIDALSPGERVRLILALLSAMRANVLVLDEPTNHLDLEAIEALEEALDTYPGTLLLVTHDRRFLERVRLTQTFVLENGLLTSIADYESYVAKTLPHIERLLKRLDERMIV; encoded by the coding sequence ATGCTGACTCTCAAAAATGTTCGAAAAATATATGGTACCGTCCGCGTTCTCGAGAAGGTGGCTTTTTCTATTGGCGAAGGTCAGAAAGTCGCTCTCGTCGGACAGAATGGCGCAGGAAAATCCACTCTGCTCAAGATCATTGCTGGGATAGAGACACCAGACAGAGGAACGATACAAAAACCGAATCGTGTTTTGACCGGATATCTCTCTCAGGAAACTCTCGCTGATTCAGAAGAAACGCTCCTCACGTATTTACGACGAATGGCAGGGCTGTATGATCTCGAAAAAGAAATGTCTCTTCTCGAACCACATATCGCAGAACCTATCTTCCTCGAAAAATATGAGATGCTTCGTCAAGAATACGAACGTCTCGGTGGATACAATTTTCCGTATAAAGCAAAAATGATCCTCGAAGGATTGATGCTCTCTCATATCGATAATAATCGTCCCTTGTCAGAACTCTCGGGCGGTGAAAAACGCAAAGCCGCTTTGGCAGGAGTGCTCCTCCGTGGTGTGGATATGCTTCTTCTTGATGAACCGACGAACAATCTCGATCTCCCATCGCTCTTATGGTTGGAAAAATACCTCAACCGTTCTTCGACAACATGCATCATCGCTTCACACGATCGTCGTTTTCTCGACAATGTTGTGCAAAAAATTATGGAGATCGATTGGTACAAACGTGACGTGACGATGTACACAGGGAATTGGAGTTCATTTGCAGAGATGAAAGCGCACAGTATCCGAAAACACAAAGAGCAGTATCGTATGCAGGAGGAAGAACGTGAACGCCTCATCATCTCTGTTGATCAGAAAATGGATTGGGTAGAACGTGTGAAGAATAAGAAAGCTCCAGACAAGGATACGATGTCCGCAAATTTCAAAAAAGAGCGTGCAACGCGGAAATTTACTGCTTCGGCCAAAGCGCTCGAAGAACGTCAGAAACGTCTCCATACTGTCGAAAAACCGCTCATACGCGATCCTCTTATGATGTCATTCGAATCACCTGCGGTAGAGAAGGAGGGTGCGATTGTGTTGCGTAAAGTATGTTTTGGATACCCTGACGGTTTTTCCGGTGGACCGATTGATATGAAGATTCCGTTTGGAACACGTCTCGCTCTTCTCGGAAACAACGGTGTAGGCAAGTCGACATTGCTCCGAGTAATCGAAGGATCACTTGCACCGATAAGTGGGAAGAGAATTTGTGGAAAGAAACTTATTTTTGGATTTTTGATGCAGGAATATGAAAATATTTCTAAAAGTAGTACACCGTATGAACTCTTTCGAGACCGTCTCGATATAAGAGAACGTGATGTCATCGCGACGCATCTTGCTTCTTTCCAATTCGCACCAGATGTATTGAATGACAAGATTGATGCATTGAGTCCTGGAGAACGTGTACGTCTCATTCTTGCGTTGCTTTCTGCGATGCGTGCCAATGTGCTCGTGCTCGATGAGCCGACGAATCATCTCGATCTTGAGGCTATCGAAGCACTCGAAGAAGCGCTCGACACCTACCCGGGTACTTTGCTTCTCGTGACACACGACCGTCGTTTCTTGGAACGTGTGCGTCTGACACAGACATTTGTTCTCGAGAATGGTCTACTCACTTCCATTGCTGACTACGAATCGTATGTTGCCAAAACATTGCCTCATATCGAGCGCCTTTTGAAACGTCTCGATGAGAGAATGATAGTGTAA
- a CDS encoding NUDIX domain-containing protein → MRVPVIKPLYFLLKWCGFPVIWETSIGAVLFRMNNGVREYLLLHYPSGHFDFVKGHVEANETEEMTLRRETEEETGISDTVTFPFRLSTRFFYVAKGSERAKRLRNKKGIWIFKQVHFYPAKTKTFDVHISFEHTGFLWLPYERALDKVTFANAKRILSETEIYITKKNSI, encoded by the coding sequence ATGCGTGTACCAGTGATCAAGCCGTTGTATTTTCTTCTCAAGTGGTGTGGCTTCCCTGTGATATGGGAAACTTCTATCGGGGCTGTTTTGTTTCGTATGAATAATGGTGTTCGAGAATATCTCTTGCTCCATTATCCGAGCGGACATTTTGATTTTGTGAAGGGTCACGTCGAAGCAAATGAGACCGAAGAAATGACTCTCCGTAGGGAGACCGAGGAAGAGACAGGGATTTCTGATACCGTGACTTTTCCTTTTCGGTTGAGTACACGATTCTTCTATGTTGCCAAAGGAAGTGAACGAGCCAAGCGTCTACGGAACAAGAAAGGCATTTGGATTTTCAAACAGGTACATTTTTATCCTGCCAAAACAAAGACATTTGATGTGCATATTTCTTTCGAACATACAGGGTTTCTCTGGTTGCCATACGAACGAGCGCTCGACAAGGTGACATTTGCCAATGCCAAGAGGATTCTTTCTGAAACAGAAATATATATAACAAAGAAAAACAGTATCTAA
- a CDS encoding transglycosylase domain-containing protein: MRRMLLREILWIIFLTVLGTSIGILAIYFFGTPSVQEIAHFPLHQSTRFFDRTGTTELYRLYDEENRLVIAHDAIPDTIRLATIASEDAHFYAHQGIDILAILRALIVDVKSGEIKQGGSTITQQLARSLYLTRERTLQRKIRELFLAVKIENHLSKDDILDFYLNTVPYGSNAYGIETASETFFGKKATDLTLEEGALLATLPNAPTLFSPYGKNVEGLRSRQRALLNRMYDLRFITEQELEQALSVDIISSILPLKRNIVAPHFVFYVIAELEKNYSREQLETEGFSIYTTINLDLQNAGEEAVSDGAKKNIARGATNAGLVALDAKTGEVLVMVGSKDYFDESVDGNVNITIRERQPGSAFKPFAYAKAFEKGFQPESIVIDRPINFGPDGSGRPYIPRNYDGKFHGVLTMRQALAMSLNVPAVQTLALAGVIDTIELATRLGITTLTDPSRYGLALVLGGAEVRPIDMASAFSVFSQEGMRHPLKSILKIVDKNNEEYVRIKDTESTRVLETDIAQKINSILSDNTSRTPIFGARSPLAFPSGVSVAAKTGTTQNFRDAWTVGYTPSIAVAVWAGNNDNHPMKAGADGIFVAAPIWRQFMNIALIHFPETGFTAYEKTALPEKNMLSSNTQKTMYFDKKTGREISPEKARKLKKNRVETRVIDIIPGEIALIQETPTPKKKK; the protein is encoded by the coding sequence ATGAGACGAATGCTCTTGCGTGAAATTCTCTGGATTATTTTTCTTACCGTATTAGGAACTTCCATCGGTATCCTTGCTATTTATTTCTTTGGAACTCCGAGCGTCCAAGAAATCGCTCATTTTCCCCTTCATCAAAGCACGAGATTTTTTGATCGGACCGGCACAACCGAACTGTACCGCCTCTACGACGAAGAAAATCGTCTCGTTATCGCACACGATGCCATCCCCGATACTATCCGTCTCGCGACCATCGCATCCGAAGATGCTCATTTCTACGCTCATCAAGGTATTGATATTCTTGCTATACTCCGTGCGCTCATCGTTGACGTCAAAAGCGGAGAAATCAAACAAGGAGGGTCGACGATTACCCAACAACTGGCGCGCAGCCTCTACCTCACACGAGAACGTACTTTACAACGAAAAATCCGTGAACTTTTTCTCGCTGTCAAAATCGAAAATCATTTGAGTAAAGACGATATTCTTGATTTTTATCTCAATACCGTCCCCTATGGATCCAATGCGTATGGTATCGAGACAGCATCAGAAACATTCTTTGGGAAAAAAGCCACCGATCTCACGCTCGAAGAAGGCGCACTCCTCGCTACACTGCCAAACGCTCCAACACTCTTTTCTCCTTATGGAAAGAATGTTGAAGGACTTCGATCGAGACAGAGAGCTCTTTTGAATCGGATGTATGATCTCAGATTCATCACAGAGCAAGAGCTCGAACAGGCACTCTCGGTAGATATTATTTCCAGCATTCTTCCATTGAAACGAAATATCGTCGCACCACATTTTGTCTTTTATGTCATTGCTGAACTGGAAAAAAACTATTCGCGAGAACAACTGGAGACGGAAGGATTTTCGATCTACACAACCATCAATCTCGATCTCCAGAACGCTGGCGAAGAAGCTGTTTCGGATGGTGCAAAGAAAAATATTGCTAGAGGTGCAACTAATGCTGGACTCGTCGCTCTTGATGCAAAAACAGGTGAAGTTCTCGTAATGGTTGGCTCCAAAGATTATTTCGATGAAAGCGTCGATGGGAATGTGAATATTACGATACGGGAGCGACAACCTGGTTCTGCATTCAAGCCATTCGCCTATGCAAAAGCCTTTGAAAAAGGATTCCAACCAGAATCAATCGTCATCGATCGTCCTATCAATTTTGGTCCTGACGGTTCTGGACGTCCATATATTCCGAGGAATTACGATGGGAAATTTCATGGGGTACTGACGATGCGTCAGGCACTCGCAATGTCTCTCAATGTCCCCGCGGTGCAGACTCTCGCTCTCGCAGGTGTCATAGACACTATCGAACTCGCTACTCGCCTCGGTATCACGACACTGACCGATCCATCACGTTATGGTCTGGCGCTCGTACTTGGTGGAGCAGAAGTGAGACCGATAGATATGGCAAGTGCTTTTTCGGTATTCAGTCAAGAAGGCATGCGTCATCCTCTCAAATCGATACTGAAGATCGTCGATAAAAATAATGAGGAATATGTTCGGATCAAAGATACGGAAAGTACACGTGTTCTTGAAACAGATATTGCTCAGAAAATTAATTCCATTCTTTCGGATAATACGTCTCGTACACCTATATTCGGAGCTCGTAGCCCCCTCGCTTTCCCTTCTGGTGTATCAGTCGCCGCCAAAACAGGGACGACACAGAATTTTCGTGATGCCTGGACGGTCGGGTATACACCATCCATCGCTGTAGCAGTATGGGCCGGTAACAATGATAATCACCCTATGAAAGCTGGTGCGGATGGTATCTTTGTCGCTGCCCCGATATGGCGACAGTTTATGAATATTGCGCTCATTCATTTTCCAGAGACGGGTTTCACTGCGTACGAAAAAACAGCTCTCCCAGAAAAGAATATGCTTTCATCCAACACGCAAAAAACAATGTATTTTGATAAAAAAACTGGTCGAGAAATCTCTCCAGAGAAAGCCAGGAAACTGAAAAAGAATCGTGTCGAGACACGAGTGATCGATATTATTCCCGGAGAGATAGCTCTGATTCAAGAGACTCCGACTCCGAAGAAAAAGAAATAG
- a CDS encoding ABC transporter permease, with translation MNNLSLRKITTAFSFALKTIRTHKARTFLALLGVVIGVFAVVIVMTLGDGVKGFILGQVESFGADLIQVEVKIPGTGTQSSGNATGRAQGTQITTLTVKDGEAIHKLPNVVAVYAGTIGQERATAGSVEKRILLFGTGADVVQVDRNAKLSSGRFFTEGEDASLSRVVVLGSETKKTFFGESEAVGQSITLKGEKYRVIGVLTSRGTVAFLNFDTFTYVPIQTLQKKILGVEYVQMISVQMKDVSHEKETVADIVALLRKRHDIDNPNKDDFAVSSTKEAQQTLGDVLGSMTILLLALTSISLVVGGVGIMNVMYVSVSERTSEIGLRKAVGATSGGILRQFLFEALIITFMGGLIGIILGSLLSFGLSILFQRLGYDVVLQFSLTSFFLGAGFSMAVGLIFGIAPAYRASKLSPMEALRRE, from the coding sequence ATGAATAATCTTTCTCTTCGAAAAATCACGACAGCATTTTCTTTTGCTCTCAAAACAATTCGGACTCACAAAGCCCGTACATTTTTAGCGCTTCTTGGTGTTGTGATCGGTGTCTTTGCCGTAGTAATTGTGATGACACTCGGTGATGGTGTGAAGGGTTTTATATTGGGTCAGGTAGAGAGTTTTGGTGCTGATCTTATCCAAGTAGAAGTCAAAATTCCTGGTACAGGGACGCAATCATCAGGCAATGCAACAGGGAGAGCACAAGGAACACAAATCACGACACTGACTGTGAAAGACGGTGAAGCTATCCACAAATTACCCAATGTCGTAGCAGTGTACGCAGGGACGATAGGACAAGAGCGAGCCACTGCTGGTTCTGTGGAAAAAAGGATACTGCTTTTTGGTACGGGTGCTGATGTCGTACAAGTCGATCGGAACGCGAAACTCTCAAGTGGTAGATTCTTCACTGAAGGAGAAGATGCGAGTCTATCGCGTGTTGTCGTCCTTGGATCAGAAACCAAGAAAACTTTTTTTGGAGAAAGTGAAGCGGTTGGACAATCGATTACTCTCAAGGGTGAGAAATATCGCGTTATTGGAGTGTTGACGTCACGAGGTACGGTAGCATTTCTCAATTTTGATACATTCACCTATGTACCGATTCAGACGCTTCAGAAAAAAATACTTGGTGTGGAGTATGTCCAGATGATATCGGTTCAGATGAAAGATGTCTCGCATGAAAAAGAAACAGTCGCAGATATCGTCGCACTGCTTCGTAAACGTCACGATATTGATAACCCGAATAAAGATGATTTTGCAGTGAGTTCGACCAAGGAAGCTCAGCAAACTCTCGGTGATGTCCTCGGATCGATGACAATACTTCTCCTTGCTTTGACTTCTATTTCTCTCGTTGTTGGCGGTGTCGGTATTATGAACGTGATGTATGTTTCTGTTTCAGAACGGACAAGTGAAATCGGTCTTCGTAAAGCAGTGGGAGCAACGAGTGGGGGTATTTTGAGACAATTCCTTTTTGAGGCACTCATCATTACTTTTATGGGTGGACTTATCGGCATCATTCTTGGCAGTCTCCTCTCTTTTGGTTTGAGTATTCTTTTTCAGCGTCTCGGGTATGATGTTGTTCTGCAATTTTCCCTCACATCATTTTTCTTGGGAGCTGGATTCTCGATGGCAGTCGGTCTTATTTTCGGTATTGCGCCAGCCTACCGTGCATCCAAGCTCTCCCCGATGGAAGCGCTACGTAGAGAGTAA
- a CDS encoding ABC transporter permease, with protein sequence MKLSDPIKISYRTLTASKLRFFLTVLGVVIGVASVILVMAIGASAQKLVLSQIENVGSNLVAILPGASEEKGPPASALGIVTTSLTYDDLKALRERRNVPHLDAVSGYVTGTGTTEFQSTSLESSFQGVSPDLIQIENIRIASGRFFFPEEEMDLSRVMVLGATQAKELFANRNPIGETVTLKKIPFKVIGVLEERGSSGFSNPDVLLYVPLGTAQKLLLGINYLNSARAKIDDAINIERSVADINILLRKRHDMKDNEESDFSVRSTAAALDILTTITDVLKYFLLAIASISLLVGGVGIMNSMLISVSQRVREVGLRKAVGAQKIHIIAQFLIEASFITIAGGIIGILFGVLVAYLVSLILISLEYDWQFLVPLSSLLIGFSVSFIIGIVFGLYPAIKASRISPMEALRYE encoded by the coding sequence ATGAAATTATCAGATCCAATAAAAATATCCTATCGGACGCTCACGGCATCGAAATTGCGGTTTTTTCTGACAGTACTCGGTGTGGTGATCGGTGTCGCGTCGGTCATTCTCGTGATGGCGATCGGAGCGAGTGCGCAGAAACTCGTCCTCTCACAGATAGAGAACGTCGGTTCGAATCTCGTCGCTATTCTTCCTGGTGCTTCTGAAGAGAAGGGCCCGCCTGCCTCTGCTCTCGGCATCGTAACCACTTCTCTCACTTACGATGATCTGAAAGCGCTCCGTGAAAGAAGAAATGTGCCTCATCTCGATGCCGTATCAGGGTATGTGACCGGGACGGGGACGACGGAGTTTCAGTCTACCTCACTCGAATCGAGTTTTCAGGGAGTATCACCAGATCTTATACAGATAGAGAATATTCGTATCGCGTCAGGTCGTTTTTTCTTCCCTGAAGAAGAGATGGATCTGTCTCGCGTGATGGTGCTCGGTGCGACACAAGCGAAAGAATTGTTTGCGAATCGCAATCCTATCGGAGAGACAGTAACACTCAAAAAAATTCCTTTCAAAGTGATTGGCGTACTCGAAGAGCGTGGATCATCAGGGTTTTCCAATCCAGATGTTCTCCTCTATGTACCACTCGGGACAGCACAGAAATTGTTGCTCGGTATCAATTATCTCAATTCCGCACGTGCCAAGATAGATGACGCGATAAATATCGAACGCAGTGTCGCTGATATAAACATTTTGCTCCGTAAACGACATGATATGAAAGATAACGAAGAATCTGATTTCTCGGTACGGAGTACTGCTGCCGCTCTTGATATTCTGACTACGATTACTGATGTCTTGAAATATTTCCTCCTTGCCATCGCTTCCATTTCGCTTCTCGTAGGAGGAGTGGGTATTATGAACTCAATGCTTATTTCCGTCTCTCAGCGCGTGCGTGAAGTCGGTCTCAGGAAAGCAGTTGGTGCGCAGAAAATACACATCATTGCCCAATTTCTCATTGAAGCATCTTTCATCACGATTGCCGGGGGTATCATCGGGATTCTCTTTGGGGTGCTCGTTGCCTATCTCGTATCGCTTATCCTGATCAGTCTTGAATATGATTGGCAATTCCTTGTTCCTCTTTCGTCTCTTCTGATTGGGTTTTCAGTTTCTTTTATTATCGGTATTGTTTTTGGACTTTATCCCGCTATCAAAGCCTCGCGTATAAGCCCTATGGAAGCACTGCGATATGAATAA